Part of the Cryptosporangium arvum DSM 44712 genome, GTCGTGCTTGTGGGCGGGGTAGCTCGACCAGTTGCCGTCCGGGGTGACGACCTCGCACGCGATCAGCGCGCCGGTCTCGAAGACCCCGACCGTGCCGAAGTTGCGTACCAGCCGGCTCGCCGAGCCGGCGCCACGCCGCTCCACCGGCACGTCGCCGGCCGGGCCGTACCGGAACGGAAGGGACACGTCGGTCCGCGCTCCGCAGAGCGCCACCCGCCCCTCCACCGCGAGCTGCGCGGTCGTTCCGATCGGCAGGTAGGCGAAGTCGGTCGGCCCGGCGAAGACGTCCGCCCGGCCGTCGAGCCGGAACGACTCCTCGCCGACCGTGACCGTCGCCCCGCCGTCCAGCGGAACCACGAGCATCTCCTCCGCGCCCGTCGCGAGGGATCGGGACACGCTGAGCACGCGCAGCGACGAGTAGCCCCAGCCGGCGTTCTCGGGCGTCACGACGACGTCGTACCCGTCGGCG contains:
- the iolB gene encoding 5-deoxy-glucuronate isomerase, with translation MSTWFRPAGTAAADGYDVVVTPENAGWGYSSLRVLSVSRSLATGAEEMLVVPLDGGATVTVGEESFRLDGRADVFAGPTDFAYLPIGTTAQLAVEGRVALCGARTDVSLPFRYGPAGDVPVERRGAGSASRLVRNFGTVGVFETGALIACEVVTPDGNWSSYPAHKHDEATATESALEEIYYFEIAAGPAGEPGFGYHRTSSSAAGGIDVLAEVRDRDTALVPYGWHGPCIAAPGFDMYYLNVMAGPGAERAWLISDHPDHAWVRGTWAGQAIDPRLEGRR